The Anas acuta chromosome Z, bAnaAcu1.1, whole genome shotgun sequence DNA window CTTTTCTGTCAGGTCTGGTTATGGAGAAAGCTAGGGAAATGCATCCAGAAGCACCCAGTGTTAGCACACTTAGAGGTGGAAGGCACTCTGTGTGTTGGGCAAACTGTATTCTGTTCCGAGGAAGATTTTCCACCTGCACCCTAGATGTTGTATTTTAACACTGTAGCAGAACAGGTTTGAAAGGCAAGTGTTCTGTaaactttcttttaataatcatttgttcttttatcACCATAAGAAGTCTGGCCATTTTTATCAATCTTAAGTTATTGACCTCTGCAATGTCCTGAGGTTCTGCACTGTACCTGTATGTTTTGTAAAAAGTACATTGGACACTAATATCACACTGTAGTAGGTAATGTACAAGTGGTGTCTTAATTTGAGAGCCTGTAAAAATACATGAGTTGAAATTTAAGCATCAGATGGGAAGTGAAgggaaataaggaaaatgaaagaaatcattCTCATAATTGGAATTCGTGGTATTTGTTTGGTTAAAAGAGGGAAGGTAAAACAAAGCAGTGTGGTGAAGGTGCTGAATTCATGCAAAGTTTTAAGGACTGAAGTATTGAAATTTCTTGGATGAAGTTTCTGGCACGAAGTACAAAAGTCAAAAGGAATACAGTAATTGCTGTGTACTTTTATTAGGCaataagctttttattttcagtatttaatgTAGGAATTGGGGAGGGGGAATAAGTCCACATCTCTGATAACTTCGGCCGAACATGTGATGTCAACTGAGATTACTTAGCAGAAGACTTtgatcttaggaaaaaaatccatcttgaTATTTCTAAGACACAGtaaaaagctaaagaaataCGAGGAGTTTGGTGTACAGAGGCTGAGGTTCAGATCTGTATGTCCGACTTGCACCACAGCTACACTGCACCTTAGCTTTGCTTTAGAAGCTGTATGATTATTTTAGGCATGTGTGTACCTGGGTGCTTCACCCAGCAAATGTTCTTGTTGTTTAGTAGTCGATACAAAACAGCTCTGTTTCCTTAACTCTCTTCTTACGATGAATCCAGTGGTGTTCGGCATGTACGTCGAATGTTTCACCCAGGCCGGGGTTTGGGAGGACCCCGTGCGCGTAGATCAAACATGCACTTTACTAGCAGTTCCACTGGTGGGCTTTCATCTTCTCAGAGTTCATATTCTCCAAGCAATAGAGAAGCCATGGATCCTATAGCTGGTAAGAGCTGTAACCACTGATTTCACCCCCATGTCCTCCTTATACAGAGGGAGAAAAGTTCAAGATGACCATGGCTGCACAGCTTTTGACTGGTGGCTGCTTGTTGATGAATGCTGCGCTGCTCTGGGTTGTCCCAGGGCCTGTGCCTGGGTCTTCTGAAGCTGAAACCACTGCCCCTGTAGGCTGTGCCTCTCATTCCAGAGAGCACAAGGCTGGTTCCCAAAGCCTGTTACTCACAGGTGCTGCTTATTTTTTACAAGTCATTGCGTCCTGCTTTCATTGCCTACTTCAGTACCTCTCGTTTTAATTTGTTATGAGTATGAGTATTTATGGGGGAGACTTAGCATCTCAATGTGATTTAGCACAAACCATACACTCCAGAGCTGATGACAATGAAATGAGATTAACATGAGTGTTATTAACAGACATTGAAAATACGTTCAGCTTGTGTTCGGGCTGTGTGAATGGCAGACTTGctaatattgtttttttttaggtgtaCTTGTAAGTTCTTACATAAATGTGCTGGTGCACGCAAGCATTTGTAGCATATTTTGGTCAAGTTTAGAAAACCTGTGAATGAAGGAAGGTTGTCTCATTTTTAACAccagaaaaatgtgaagatgTTTCTAGAATTTCTAGAACAATTTGTTTAGTGTATGGTTAgctttgatttgaaaataaCGTCtttacaaggaagaaaagaaggaatgaaGACAATTCTAAAATGTAACTTTTCCCTGGTTGGAATTAGTTTTTTATGCAGTGTTTTTTGACCATGCCAGTGTGTTAGGGAAACATGAGAACTTCCTGCTGTAATCCACCTTTGTTTCAGATGCTGAGTAGGCATAAATGCTTAAACTGGAACTTCCTTCTTCTAGGTTATTAATTCCACAGAGGTAGCCAGCCAGCTTAATTAACCATTGCCCTTGAAAGGGAAGCTGCCTTCCTTAAATGagtcctctttccttccttctgctcGCTCTGGTGCACTGCTGACCCTCTGTGACCTGCTTTaaccctttttccccagctgATTTAGCGTAACCCcgtaaaagaagaaaatagcttAAATGAGGTCACGCTCAAAGGGTGTTGATCAATGTTTTTTCCTTAGGCCATGTCCTGTCCCAAGCAGGGGCTCCCAGACTGcagaagtctgtttttttttttctccctggagAAGTGGAGGCTAAGCGCAGACATCGTCACAGTATTCCAGTGCTTAAAAGGATGCCTTCAGAGCGGGTGAAGGCTCTCTCTTCACGAGGAGTCACATGGAAAGAACAAGGGGCAGTGGGAACagactgcagcaggagaggccCTGTCTTGATACAGGGAAGAAATCTGTTAGAGCAAGAGCAGTCAATCCCTGGAAAAACCTCCCCAGGGACATGGTGGAGTCCCCCAGCACTGGAAGTTTTCAAGCTGCTGAGGCTTTTTTTCAGCCTCACAAGGCCTTCCCTGTTATGGGAGTTAAATActggataaaacagcactctTCGCaacttcacttttttgttttgttttgttttttttatgtaagCCATTTTTGCAAAAGCACTTACTGTTCAGTGCTGTCTGCCTGGGTCTCCTCCTCATATCAAGCCTCTGTCTCAAGCTCACATCTGCTTCAAAGTACTGTTCAGCTGTTCTATAAGCCTTAATTTAGGCTTAATTTACAGTGAGGATAAATGAATCCAAATCTTGTCTgacagtttgatttttcttcccttttagtAAAACGATGAATAGGAAAGATGTCtcaaagttttctgttttaagaatGATAGAGTTTGTAGTATCTGTTACATCCTTATATATTTCTCTCTGGCCTTTTCTAGTAATTAAAATGGAATTAGAAGTTAGTGTTGGGATTATCAGTgctggtaaaacaaacaaaaaaaaaaacaaaaaaaaaaaacttgaccATTCTGAATTCCTGACACagaaaagaatttcattttgctttattagatttatttaaaagggTTGTATTTTATTAgtgaaatggaaggaaaattaTCCTGACCTATGATAACTTTGCCCTCTTCTCCATGCCACGATATCACACCCTGCTTCTTCTGCCCTTGCACTAACTACACCTAAGGAGTACACAACTTCGGGTTGTACAAGAGATTCTGCAGTAATGCATCAAACAGTAATTTACTGCTagtatttgtttcaaaaaataacCTTCAGAAAAAATTTGCTATAAGCATTGCATTGTTCAGAAGGGAGGACTTAAGGATGGACTTCTTAATTTCTAGAAGATTGCAGAAGTAAAAACTTCAACAGCAAACATGCTTGTCAACATTTTCGTGAGGCAATTCTTGAACAAGTTTTTATAGCTAAATTCATGTtattaaatgtttgaaatgaCAGCACATATTTCTCTCTTACACAATACAGCTTCCTTCTATGATACTAGGATGGCGAAACCTGTGTTTTGGGGGCATGTTTGTTGagactaaaataaaatcactaacCAAAGccaaaatgaagtattttcctAATCATTCAGTATTTTGTCTTGAAGTTTCAGAGAACTTCTCCAGAGGATAATGTCCTTCACTGGGTATTCTCTATAGATGGGCTCTTTTGTTATTTAGCAGGCTTTaaacttttgacttttttatttgaaatagtCTGCATATCTTGATCTTCCTTACCCTTTGAGATACCGAGTGTTGggaattttttgaaaaaaaaatttcatgGGCTCTCCAACattatttatattgtatttttgttgattggaaaaaaataatggatgcGATGGAATTCAGGGTGTATTCCTTCTATTGTGTCGTAGTCACGTAACGTATTTCATCGTAattatctttctcttctctggcaGAGCTTTTATCTCAGTTGTCAGGCGTGAGGcgctctgcaggaggacagcTCAATTCCTCTGGCCCTTCTGCTTCTCAGttacagcagctgcagatgcAACTGCAGTTGGAACGACAACATGCACAGGCAGCGAGACAACAACTGGAGACTGCACGCAATGCAACTAGGCGTACCAACACGATCAATGTCAACACCACTATTACACAACCTACAACAACCACCAACACATCtaacacagaaaacagtcaGCAGACTATCCAGAATTCCCAGTTTCTTCTTACAAGGTAActtgttctgtgtgttttctacAATACTTACCTCTTACCACTTCAGTTTTCCTTGGTTCTTCCAGAGACAAAGTTCAATTAAACTGTTAGGTGTTTGGAATTAGATGCATGCCCTAGTAAAGCAGAGTCTTTTAAGTGTGATCAAATTTATCCCAGAATTAGCAGAGTTGTCATCAACATATCCTGCATGATTAGATCTCAACAGTGGTCACAATGAACTGAACCCTGAAAGGAGACTGCTTCCCTCTCTGAATTAATGTGCCACCcttgaaagaaagattttttctcCACCGAATCATCTACTTTGTCAAATGTACTTAAAAGTGTGGTTGTAGACTACCACAAATACTCAAAATACCAGAGGAGCATTAAATGTCACATCTCTTTGTATGTTGCAATCACAAGAAATGTGGTGCTTAcgaattttccatttccatttgtttttatctaCAATTAGGTGTTTGTATTTAAAGGtataaaatgttcataaaaaacTTAATTGCTTGATCCAcattttcaacagaaatataATATCCAAGAGTAGAAGTTCATAGGTGGCCAGTAGGGACTTACTCTGCTTTTGGAAGTATTCTGTGGTGGTCTAGTGTTTGCAAAACAGAGACAATCTCACAAGTGCACTGAGGTGttttccacccccccccccaactacAAATGTCTTAAAGGATTAGGCTTGAATATGGCTTTCTGCAAatcttgaaaggaaaatacttttgaGTTTTGGCTTTATAAGCTACTTGTGACTCCAGGCAAGAGAGTTCTGCCAGATCCCTCATTGAGTCTGTAGTTAACATACCGTGCTTTTGTTTGTACTTGGTAGCGTCTTTTCAAACCTTCTGTCTGCTCCTGAGCAATGGGTAAACATAAATTGCTGCATCTCAACTTCAGGAGGAACAAAAACATTACATAACTAAATCGTGATTGTTTTTCTGACTACGTCCAGTGAAAGGAGCATTTCCAGTGATTCAAGCATGTAGAGTTAAGCCATAAtggggagagacagagagaggaagTCAGAAGATAGTATTGTTTAACAGGAAATTAATCTGTATTAAAAGctgattaatattaatatttctttgcatttcctgTGCAAAGAAACCTGGATTTGAGTCGTCATGCCTTGCTGATTTTTATCTAAGTTCAAAATAATACTATGTGATGTCTTTCAATCAGCAGCTCATTATTATTTGAGAAACTTAATCAAAGTACATGCAAATGTCCCCGAGTTATTTCCAGAGTGTGAGTGAGCAGTTCCCTTTTCTACCAGGGCATGTGCTGTCAACTAAGAAGTGGTAGAAAATGCTTTATCGTGCCTTGGTGATTTGTAGGCATTATGTGTGCAGTAAAAGCAGGCAGGAGAGTCCCGAGGCAGAGGTCTTTGTGTGCCTTCCAGCGTGTGCCACAAGTGTCACCAGCGAAATGCGCTTTCACCgactgcctgtcccttctgtttccctgctgctgtACAGGTTGAACGATCCGAAGATGTCAGAAGCAGAGCGTCAGTCAATGGAAAGAGAACGGGCAGACTGCAGCCTGTTTGTTCAAGAGCTTCTACTGTCCACTTTGATGCAGGAAGAAAGTTCCTCCTCAGACGAGGATGAGCGGGGGGAAATTGCCGATTTTGGTGCTATGGGCTGTGTAGATATTATGCCTCTAGATGTTGCTTTAGAAAACCTAAATTTAAAAGAGAGTAATAAAGGAAACGagcctcctccacctcctctttGATGACATCCCACTTTGCAGACAATGTCCTCTGTGCTGTATTTGCCAATGAAAGTGGACAACAACTATCTTGGGTTTGTTTTGGTGATTGTAATTTCAGGTCTGTCACTCTTGTTACATTGTGTACattcaaaagaaagagagaaaagatatATATGATAATCATTTCCACTTAACTAATTTTTACTTCTAGCAGGTAAATGTAGGTTGCAGTGCAGAGCAAAAAGCTCTGTGCCCTGTACCTTGACATGCAAAAGGCTCTCCTAATACTCCACATtcaaactgaagagaaaaaaaaaaaaagaaaaatctctaatGAAGCTGCTGTGTGTATTTATGaatattaatgaataaaaaCTGCTTGGATGGTTTACCTTAACTACTGCATGACGTTTTTTGCAGCGTGCATGAGTTTTAGTGACcttgtcatttaaaaatttaaatacaagGAGCAGAACTATAAAACCCAAAGCTTTCCCATTATTCAAAGGTTACGTAACGAAAAGGTTAGTGCAGTTTGTGGCCACAAAGTAGCTTTTGAATAATATGTGACAGAATGACACCTGTATGTGCTGTTCCTGCACACGATGGAAACTGCAGTGGGTTTATATTGTCGTGACCAGGGTGTGGCATTTTGCTATATGTGATCATTATGTTGCCCTGTTATTCATCACGTCAATGTGGAGTTGAACTTCATTTTATGCATCTGTAGGAGACACAACAATAAGACCACTGCTGGAAGCTACTGCAAGGGGCTTTTGTGTGCCCTGAAATCAAATGATGTTCACTTTTgtttaaagtttttcttttttgtggttgttaattttttttttaattgttaaacATGTTTTATTCAGGTGTAGATGATTCATATATTcgctgtgttaaaaaaaaaaaaaagttaacctGGATCATGTTGTCTTAGTTTAAAAAGCCTTTCACAGCCTCAATCATATTTTGagttatttatgtatttgcttAATAGTTTGCAGAGACATGTTAGTAtcaggagagcttgaggatttGGATCCCCAGATTGTCATTATATTACAACTGAATTCTTAATGCTAACTTTAGCACCTTctatttattgttcttttttggttatttttgctGGTataaaaaaagttctaaaaGTCTTTTAGTTGAATCGTGACACCTACATGCCTATATTGCTAGCCCTagtgatgtaaaaaaaaaaaaagtgcactgTTCTTGTGCATGTATGTTCATAATAGCCCAAGGACAAGGACAGAAGAGgtgtttggttttggctttctttccttttttgttctgtggttggttattttttttttttttgaatgtaaagttagattataaaaacaaaagtgcACACagcttctgatttaaaaataataataataataattattaaactAGGCTTATAACATAATGGTGTCTTTCCAGATCTTTCTCACCTCaccccctctctctttctctgtatcCTTCCATCTCTGCAGCATTGCTAGCATTGTAGAGTAAATTTACAGACTTGAACACCAGGTGGTGTTCTCAGCAGAACTGTGACGTGTATGCTAATCcaaaataacagcagcaaaagaagCAACCCTATAGACTGAGGTTTAAAgttccatccttttttttttttatatataataataaaatcctcaAATCCTGATTGTTTCCACATAGAGCAGTactagctttgttttctttcagtctctgcaacagaaaatgttctaAGGGAAAATTTACATGAGGCCTCTGGTTATCCTTAGAGTTACCCCGAGTagggacttttttttattttattgattgttgaggattttcaaaagtttttcaAGTTGTAGTCTTTTCAAACACATCTTCTGCACATTACAATAAGACACACGGTTCAATAAAGCATTTTCAAGACTGTTGTTcagttgattttctttgttgttgatGTATTTACACAGACAGTTTTGTTCCAGAGCTTTCTGTAGCTGTCTTTAATTCCAGCTGTATAGAAAGTTAGTTCACGTGAAAATCCTGGGTGAGTGATGTAAATGTGCTTGATGACTTGTGCGCACTATCAGGGGCTGAAGTAAGGAATCCAAGCCTCTTTGCAGGTAGGTGAATTCAGCTTtccataggaaaaaataagtttaaaactGGCTTTTCTCTGTGCATGTTGGGACTTGGGGTCTGTGGCTGGTCTCGAGGACACTTGCATCACATCATTCCCACACTCTGCTTACTGGGAGAAGGATGTAAAGCGATGCTATCTGCGTTTAGACTTGAGTATGTGCTGACTTGCATGTACCGTTAGGCTTAGGCATCGGACTAATTCCTTCAGAGATTATAAGTCTTCAGGTCtctttggggtgtttttttttttttttttctttttaaaataatacaaaatgacTACTAGGTAAGTGTTTATTCTAGTAGTCTACCAATTTGTATTTGCAGGgcagcattttttctttggaGGGGGCTTTCACAGGATTGTATTCTTGGGTGTTTCATAAACACTTTTCCATAAAATCCTGAAAATGCATGGTACAGTGAAAAGAGTATTCAGAAACTTCCCAGAAGCAtcggatattttttttcccccaggggAGTAGAAGTGGGGGGGGATCTACCATTTCATAAAAGTGAGCCTGAGTGCTCTGTGCTCACAAAATATTGTGAGTTCAATGTGGCAAACACAACAAAAGTGCATTTTAGCTTCCATCCACCTCTTGTCATTGTTTACTGGTGGTCTGACTGCCTTGTCTGGGATgtttggggtgtgggggtgctgttttgggggtgggagattcattttgtttttcttccacccTCCTTTACCACAGGTGTGGTTTGTAAGGCCTTGATGGTAGGCATGGAGGTGTGGGCTCAGGTAACTTGTGGGCACTCGTGTGGTCCAGAAACTGAGTGTTCAGATGTTTGTGTGTACGGGTTTGAGTTGTTTGCCTGTTTGGGAGGAACATAAGGTAATTCCCTGCCACCACCCAGAAATTGTGGCAGGCAGAAatgctctgctgcctcctggcccTCAGAAGACCTGAACTGGAACCACTGGATCGATGGGTGACTCCTCCAGATCCATCACttgctcttcctctcctttacCTTGGCACCCTTGAGTTTAACATCTTGATTGTGCCCTGCTGGCCAGCTCAGTGGGACACGCTGCTGTTCTGAGGTCACTTCAGGCTCTTGGCCCCTAAGGATGTGTCCGGGGCTGGAGAACAGGGCCAAAGccctcctgggggtgctgcaggcCAGACAGGGGCCCAGGGAATCAAAGTTGTAGAGGCAGTGAAGGaaggggggaggtggggagaagggtGGGTCACAGGGCGGGGggtaggggaggaaaaaaggtgGGCAGCGGTGGGGAACAAGGGGATATCAGGGAGCACGACGGCCAGAGGCAGGAGAGAGGTGGTAGTAGGGATCAGGGGGAATGGGAGGGACTGAGAGCAATGGGAGCTTTTTCTCTGTTatgtccatgtccctcttgtacgGGGGAGCCCACAGCTGGACACCacactccaggtgtggcctcgCCAGTGctgaggaggaaggcaggatcacctcccacCACCTGCAGGCAATACTTTGCCTAGTGCAGCCCAAGACACCATTAGCAATCTCTGCAGCTCGGACACATTGCTGGCTCCTCTTCAGCTCGGTGTCCACTGGGGCCCCCAGggcctttctgcagagctgcttcccagctgggcagccccaATCTGGCTTCAGTCATTCATGCAGTTTTCAATCCACTCCACTGCTCATCCAGCCCGTATTTCAGCTTGTCTTTGAGGAGCTCACAAGGGGAGcaatgtcaaaagccttacacAAGCCCAGGAAGACAACATCCATTGCTCCTCCCTCATCCATCGGGCTGGTCTTGGCTTTATAGATGCCCCACTTCCCTCCCTTTGGGCAACCCTGCAGGCCTGGCATTTTTGCCCGACTTCCTATTCACTGTATGCGATGCAGTGCTCCTGGAGGAGGTGATCCCTGAATACTCACCcagtttcttctgctcctttcctccccttcccagtcAGCCACCCCCTCTTCCTCTCCATACCCATACAGCTACCTCTACAGCTACACTTCCACCAGTGAGACCAAGTCGTGTTACTTCAGCAGCCTTGGTCTTTCCGGAGGCACAGCGGGGAGGTAATTCTTGCAGTGATGGGCTGGCCAGCTGCAGTGGATGCTCTCCAAGACAATTCAGGAGGTTCACATTTTCTGCTGAATTGCTGTTGCCGCCCACCTTCCCTTTGTTCTACTGCACAAAGCCCTTGGGAAATGAGGCGCGATGCCTCTGGTGTGTCTAAGCATGGGGCAGACCAGCTGACACCAAACGTGTTCACATGTACACAGCCCAGAAGCTGCAATGCCAACTGTGCCTTGGCTTCATGGgcttcagtttaaaaccaagcaccaaagaaaggcaaagcaagCACTTGCGTTTTATATAAGCCTTTATTTACAACTTGTTTAACAACTGTACACTCTTCTGTAACCTTGGAAGCATTAGTGTATTtgactgggaaaaaatattaaacctTTTGATTCTAATGGTCATCACCGGGTATTTTTTGTCTATATACAGATATGTATATTAATACTGCTACCATGACAATCTGGTAGTTACACATTTCATAGATGAACCGAAATgggaaattaatgttttgacACTCTAGGAACCCATTctcttacagaaaatatatcACTGTCAACTTCACAAACAGTTACTTTGATAATTGGTCAACACTTAATTTTGGACTGTCAAACAAGCTGCTATTAAGAAAGTAAGAGAGTTTTCTATGCAGCATAAATGAAGTTAGTATATCAGAGACATGCTGGAGATCACCTCTGCACCGGCAGCTCGCAATCACCTCTTGGCAGAGGTGCTACGCTACCGCGTTGAAGCAGCCAGCCCGTTTGCTGGAAGCTACCCGCAGGTTCTCTGTTGCATTAGTGAACTCAAGTTTCGTCAAGCTAAACACAGTTACATATAAATGTCTTAGGCTCAAGAACAACCGATACATAGTTTCCTAAACTGCACAGACCACTGGGATAAATGAGGTACAGCAAAGCTTCGGCTCGGGGCACCCTTGCAGGCAGGTGTGACAAAAGCAGCTATCCCCTCACACCCCGCGCGGAACCGCGGCCCTGGGCTGGGCGGTCCCGCTCCCAGCGCGGCCTGGAGAAGGGCGCGCTCCCGGCAGAAGCGGCACTAGCAAATGGGAGACGAACTATGCCTGGGACACACAACGCAAAGGAAGGGGTTTGTCTAATAAAGCTTGCCCTGACACAGAACAAAGGGATCGATGGCTGGCACCTGGGAAGACGCAGACCTCTCGGCGGTGCTGGACTGGGCCCGGCAGCAGCACggagcctcctgcagcccgCCCTGGGCTGCGCTGCCACAGGCGCTGCCGGGCCGGGAGGAGAAGTCCTCACCCTCCAGGCactgccaggcagagcagcaccaccagcacaggcagcccagccccgggATCCTGCCTCCCCTGTGCGGGGACACCCGCCCGCTGCAGGCAGCGGTGGGCCTCGCTCTGCCTTTCTCCAAGCAACTCGGTTTGGCACCAGGCACTGGGGCAGGGGCACCGAGGGCACCGTGCACCCCGAGGGGTTAGGATCCAGGCGAGCGAGAGCAGGGTTTTCCCTAGAACTGGGCTTAAACCACAGGGCTCGGGGTGTGCTCTGCTTCCAGGCCCTGTTGGGTTTCCACGGCACGGCCTGTGGCTGGGCAgcctcctccccacctctcccctgccagcccctgtACAACAAACGTCTTCACTTAGACCACTACAGTACCCCCTTGCCTTCTGGATCTTGCCAGTACTGGATGTccaatacaaaacaaagataCAGTAGTACAaatgtgcagattttttttaagaatattaaATAAGCAGCTCTTTAAATTAATATAGGCAAAAGCATTTTGAGTTATACTGTCTAAATATTGCAAAT harbors:
- the LOC137848286 gene encoding E3 ubiquitin-protein ligase KCMF1 isoform X1, with amino-acid sequence MSRHEGVSCDACLKGNFRGRRYKCLICYDYDLCATCYESGATTTRHTTDHPMQCILTRVDFDLYYGGEAFSVEQPQSFTCPYCGKMGYTETSLQEHVTSEHAETSTEVICPICAALPGGDPNHVTDDFAAHLTLEHRAPRDLDESSGVRHVRRMFHPGRGLGGPRARRSNMHFTSSSTGGLSSSQSSYSPSNREAMDPIAELLSQLSGVRRSAGGQLNSSGPSASQLQQLQMQLQLERQHAQAARQQLETARNATRRTNTINVNTTITQPTTTTNTSNTENSQQTIQNSQFLLTRLNDPKMSEAERQSMERERADCSLFVQELLLSTLMQEESSSSDEDERGEIADFGAMGCVDIMPLDVALENLNLKESNKGNEPPPPPL
- the LOC137848286 gene encoding E3 ubiquitin-protein ligase KCMF1 isoform X2, which encodes MQCILTRVDFDLYYGGEAFSVEQPQSFTCPYCGKMGYTETSLQEHVTSEHAETSTEVICPICAALPGGDPNHVTDDFAAHLTLEHRAPRDLDESSGVRHVRRMFHPGRGLGGPRARRSNMHFTSSSTGGLSSSQSSYSPSNREAMDPIAELLSQLSGVRRSAGGQLNSSGPSASQLQQLQMQLQLERQHAQAARQQLETARNATRRTNTINVNTTITQPTTTTNTSNTENSQQTIQNSQFLLTRLNDPKMSEAERQSMERERADCSLFVQELLLSTLMQEESSSSDEDERGEIADFGAMGCVDIMPLDVALENLNLKESNKGNEPPPPPL